Below is a window of bacterium DNA.
TGATCCACCTGGCGCTGGTTCCCATTACGGGGGCCTCCGTCAACCCGGTGCGGAGCCTGGGCCCCGCCATCGTCGCGGCGGACTTCACCGACGCCTGGGCCTACATCGTGGGCCCGCTGGTAGGCGGCGCGGTGGCGGTCTACGTGGACCGTTTCATCAACGCCGAGGCTTCCTGAGAAAGGCCTTCCTCCTCAGGCCTTTGAGGTACGGGGTCGGTTACCTTCTCCCGGCCCCGTACCTTCCGCGTTCGGGTCAACCGTTCCGCCGGAACTGAGGGTGTCATGCAGATCTCGCCCGTTTAGGGAGGACGGACCACTGATAAGCTTCGCGCCATGACGGAATTCTCCTGGTCGGAGGTGCTCGGAACCATCTCCCAGGGTGGCGACCTGAGTCGCGCCCAGGCCCGGCAGGCCATGCGCCAAGTAATGGGTGGCCACGCATCCCCGGCCCAGATCGCCGGCCTGATCGTGGCGCTCCGCATGAAGGGTGAGACCGTGGAGGAGATGGGCGGCTTGGTCGACGGCATGGTGGAGGCGGCGGTCCGGGTCGACCTCGGCGACGCCGATCCCGTAGACATCGTGGGTACGGGAGGGGATCGCTCCGGTTCCTTCAATATCTCCACCACCGCCTCCTTCGTAGCGGCCGGCGCTGGCATACCGATCGCCAAGCACGGCAACCGGTCGATGTCTTCCAAGTGCGGCTCGGCAGACGTTTTGGAGGCACTCGGGGTGGTCATCGACCTTCCGGCCGAGAGGAACCGCCGGTTGTTCATGGACACGGGCTACGCATTCTTCCTGGCGCCGGTCTACCACCCGGCCATGCGCTTCGCCGGGCCGGTCCGTAAGGAGCTCGGCATTCCCACGGTCTTCAACTTCCTGGGCCCGCTGAGCAATCCGGCCGGGGTGCGTAAGTACGCGCTAGGTGTGGCGGATGGGCGCATGGCCGAGCGCATGGTCCGGGTGCTGAGCCTCCGGGGGTCGGAGCGGGCCCTCGTGTTCCACGGCTCGGACGGCTTGGACGAGCTCACCCTGAGCGGTCCTTCGGTGGTCTGGCAGCTTGACGGAGGCCGGGTGTCCAGAACCGAGGTATCGCCCCGAGACGTGGGTCTGGGACCGGCGCCCGTGTCCGATCTCCTTGGGGGAGCGGCCGAGGTGAATGCGGGCATCACCCGCCGCGTCCTGGATGGCGAACCCGGGCCCTGCCGGGATGTCTCGCTGCTGAACGCGGCGGCAGCCATAGCCGCATCCGGCCGTACGGACGACCTGGCCGAAGCGGTTGCCGTGGCCGCCGAGTCGATCGACAGCGGTGCGGCCCGCGACGTCCTGGACAGGGTGGTGGCCCGGAGCCGGGGGCTGGCCGGGGGCTGACCCCGCACGTTCTCCGGAGATCTCCCTCCGGATGGCGCACGTTTACATCCGCTCGATGCTTATCATCCAGGGTCATGAGAAACCGCAGTCGAGTGGGGGTCGCCGTCCTGGCCGCCGTGATCGCCCTAGCGGCATGTGGAGGCGGCTCGGACGAGCAGGTCTCATCCGAACCTGCGGCGCCGGCCACCACCTCGGCGGTTACCACTCCGGCAGCCACAACAGCCGTAGCCGAAGCTCCCAGCCCCACCGCAGCGGATTCGCCCGCCGAGTCCCCCACGACCGCGGCCGCCCCCGAGACGACCGTGGCGACGGAGCCTGCCGCCACTCCGGAGACGACTGCAGTTACGGAAACTACCGTCGCTCCGGAACCCACCGCCGCTCCGGAGACGACTGCGGTCACCGCACCAGCCGCCGTTCCCGAGGGCCCTCCCATCCCGGCCCTAACCCTGGAACTGGACGACG
It encodes the following:
- the trpD gene encoding anthranilate phosphoribosyltransferase, yielding MTEFSWSEVLGTISQGGDLSRAQARQAMRQVMGGHASPAQIAGLIVALRMKGETVEEMGGLVDGMVEAAVRVDLGDADPVDIVGTGGDRSGSFNISTTASFVAAGAGIPIAKHGNRSMSSKCGSADVLEALGVVIDLPAERNRRLFMDTGYAFFLAPVYHPAMRFAGPVRKELGIPTVFNFLGPLSNPAGVRKYALGVADGRMAERMVRVLSLRGSERALVFHGSDGLDELTLSGPSVVWQLDGGRVSRTEVSPRDVGLGPAPVSDLLGGAAEVNAGITRRVLDGEPGPCRDVSLLNAAAAIAASGRTDDLAEAVAVAAESIDSGAARDVLDRVVARSRGLAGG